One genomic window of Corynebacterium diphtheriae includes the following:
- a CDS encoding FABP family protein, with amino-acid sequence MSEHTNDEVQPTALSGNDAVNRAAEQWKESAHRNIPGLGDLPIPDDTANLREGPNLHDGLLALLPLVGVWRGTGHADTAEEGQYAFGQQITFAHDGENYLTYESRIWKLDDEGNSTDLDYRESGFWRISLKDEIEVVLTHSTGVAEIFYGEPMNERAWQIESASTMVTAQGPATLGPGKRLYGLMPNNNLGWVDERMVDGEMRPRMSAELSRVIG; translated from the coding sequence ATGAGTGAACACACCAACGATGAAGTACAGCCCACCGCGCTCAGCGGTAACGACGCAGTCAACCGTGCCGCCGAGCAGTGGAAAGAATCCGCACACCGGAACATTCCAGGCCTAGGCGACCTACCTATTCCTGATGACACCGCCAACCTTCGCGAGGGCCCTAACCTGCACGATGGCCTTCTCGCACTTCTCCCCCTCGTTGGTGTGTGGCGCGGCACAGGGCACGCGGACACTGCTGAAGAGGGCCAGTACGCCTTTGGCCAGCAGATTACCTTCGCACACGACGGCGAAAACTACCTCACCTATGAGTCGCGTATCTGGAAGCTTGACGACGAAGGCAACTCCACCGACTTGGATTACCGCGAGTCCGGCTTCTGGCGCATCAGCCTTAAAGACGAAATCGAGGTTGTCCTTACGCACTCCACTGGTGTGGCAGAGATCTTCTACGGCGAGCCTATGAACGAGCGCGCATGGCAAATCGAGTCTGCTTCCACCATGGTTACGGCACAGGGCCCAGCAACCCTTGGTCCAGGCAAGCGCCTCTACGGCTTGATGCCTAACAACAACTTGGGATGGGTAGATGAGCGCATGGTCGATGGCGAGATGCGCCCACGGATGTCCGCAGAACTATCCCGCGTGATCGGTTAA
- a CDS encoding aminodeoxychorismate lyase, giving the protein MATDTSSPKHEPIIIAVEPYGGSVRDHSPLLPLVYWDDAAVTRGDGVFETILFRHGRACNLERHAQRFRESAVLLDLPEPRLDHWVHATSMAVEKWFQQSESDAKCVWTYTRGRASTGHPSAWLTITAVPDCVIEQREQGVRVMTTSRGYHIDTSNCVPWVVIGAKTLNYASNMAALRWAKKEGFDDVIFTEQDRILEGATSTVVTFRGNKIRSPFPGGDVLPGTTQAALFDYATNLGWNCKLKDMDEVYLTEKADSVWLISSVRGATRVRRINDIKLPRPDNESEIRELIEAALTAL; this is encoded by the coding sequence ATGGCGACAGACACGTCTTCACCTAAGCATGAGCCCATCATCATTGCCGTTGAGCCCTATGGGGGATCGGTGCGCGATCACAGCCCCCTTCTGCCCTTAGTGTACTGGGATGATGCGGCCGTAACGCGTGGAGACGGCGTATTTGAAACGATCCTGTTTCGGCACGGTCGAGCATGCAACCTAGAACGCCATGCGCAGCGCTTCCGTGAATCTGCAGTCCTGCTGGATCTACCGGAGCCTCGACTGGACCACTGGGTGCATGCGACGTCGATGGCAGTGGAGAAGTGGTTTCAGCAGAGCGAGAGCGACGCAAAATGCGTGTGGACGTACACCCGTGGGCGTGCCAGCACCGGACATCCCTCGGCATGGCTCACTATTACAGCAGTGCCTGATTGCGTCATCGAACAGCGGGAACAAGGTGTGCGGGTGATGACAACCTCCCGTGGTTACCATATTGACACCAGCAACTGTGTGCCTTGGGTGGTCATCGGGGCTAAGACACTCAACTATGCGTCCAATATGGCCGCCTTACGCTGGGCGAAAAAAGAAGGCTTTGACGACGTCATCTTCACCGAACAAGATCGTATTCTTGAAGGTGCCACCTCAACTGTGGTGACCTTCCGCGGAAATAAAATCCGCAGCCCTTTCCCAGGTGGCGACGTGTTGCCAGGCACCACCCAAGCGGCGCTTTTTGATTATGCAACGAACCTAGGCTGGAACTGCAAACTCAAAGACATGGACGAGGTGTACCTCACGGAAAAGGCGGACAGCGTGTGGCTGATCAGCTCCGTTCGAGGTGCCACTCGAGTGCGGCGGATTAATGACATAAAACTGCCCCGACCAGACAACGAATCTGAGATCCGTGAGCTGATCGAGGCAGCACTGACAGCACTGTAG